From the genome of Candidatus Flexicrinis proximus:
CGACACATACAATGGTCAGAGCGTTCCCAACCGGTCTCTCTCTGTACGGCACCTTCCCAAATGCCTACCCTTACGACGCATTCTTCGTACTTCCCGCGCCGCTGGTCTCAGCGACCGTGGTCATCGAACAGAAATACGGGACGGGCAACGTGGCAGTCGATGCGGTAACGCTGTCAGTATTTACCAACTCAAATACCGCGCTGCGTGCGCTGCCTATACCCCCAGCCCCAGGGGCAGCGATCAATGTGCTGGGTGGCGTTTAGCGTCTGACCGCGCGAATCCACTGCTGCTGAATCATCCCGTCCCCTTCCGGTGAGGAAAGGGGATGGGATGATGCGTGCAGAGTCTGATTATTCCGAATCGGGCTGCCGGTCGAGTGGATGAACTGGTCCCGACGGCTTATGAGGCATGTCGTCATCGCTGAGCGGCGCGTCGTCCCCGCTGCCGGATGTGGACGAGGACGGATTGAGCCTGTGGTCGCGCTCCTCGATATCCTCAAGCAGGTCGAGGATCAACCCGTCCGGCGAACCCGTATTCGGTTTCGAATGGGCTGATGTTCCGTTCATCTTCGCAGGTTCTTCGCCGGCGGTGTTGAAGACGTTTTCCGTCATCTCGGCCAGCTTATCTTCCATGCCGATGACGCGATACATCTCATCCTGCCCGATCACTTCTTGTTCGAGAAGTGCATTAGCCAGTGCTTCCAGCTTATCACGGTTGTTCTCCAGCAGGCGGAATGTCTGTGCATACGCGTCCTCGACCAGGCGACGAACCTCATTGTCGATTTTAGCCGCGGTCTCTTCGCTGTAATTGCGCCCCTGCGACAGGGTATAGCCCAGGAACGGCTGGCGTTCATCATCGCCGTAGTTCAGCGGCCCGATCGCGTCGCTCATACCCAATTGAGAGACCATCGCTCGCGCAATTGCCGTCACCTGACGCAGGTCAGAGACCGCGCCTGAAGTGACCTCGTGAAAGACGATCTGTTCGGCGGCACGGCCACCCATCCCGGTGATCATCCGCGAACGCAGATACGACTCGGACTGGTAGCCGCGGTCCTCAGGCATAAAGACCGTCACGCCTCCGGCCATACCACGCGGGACGATTGTGACTTTGAGTACGGGATCGGCTCCGGGGGTCATCGCCGCGGCCAGCGCGTGCCCTGCCTCATGATAGGCTGTGATCATCCGCTCGTGCTCATTACTGAGCGGCGGGCGTTCGTTGCCTAACACGATCCGGTCGAAGGCATCGAGGAAGTCGCGCATCATGATGCGCTTGCGGTTGTGCCGTGCGGCGCTCAGGGCCGCTTCGTTTGCGAGGTTCGCGAGATCGGCACCGCTGAAGCCAATGGTGCTCTTGGCGATGTCAGGTAGTTTCACATCCCGCTCGAGGGGTTTGTCGCGCGTATGAATCTTGAGGATGGCCTCGCGTCCGTTCTTGTCCGGCAGCCCGACCGTGACCTGACGGTCAAACCGGCCCGGGCGGAGCAGGGCGGGATCAAGGACGTCGGGGCGGTTTGTCGCCGCCATGACAATCACGCTCTCGGTGCGGTCGAAGCCGTCCATTTCGGCCAGCATCTGATTGAGGGTCTGTTCGCGCTCATCGTGACCACCGCCCAGACCCGCGCCGCGCTGCCGGCCGACCGCGTCGATTTCATCGACGAACACGATGCTGGGGGCGTTCTCTTTCGCACGGCGGAAGAGATCGCGGACACGCGATGCGCCGACACCGACGAACATCTCGACGAATTCCGACGCGGCAATACTGAAGAACGATACAGCTGCCTCGCCCGCAACTGCGCGTGCCAGCAGGGTTTTGCCTGTTCCCGGAGGCCCGACCAGCAGCACGCCGCGCGGGATCTTGGCGCCGAGGGCGATGTACTTGTCAGGTTCCTTGAGGAAGTCGACGACTTCAACCA
Proteins encoded in this window:
- the ftsH gene encoding ATP-dependent zinc metalloprotease FtsH is translated as MQFPNNNDKQGNTPPQGPNGRPPQIPPQDWRRWLWPALLVLFLVWTLLTLPDLLNGRSTSASIAISYSSLFDQVESNNVIQLVVRDSAVTGTFRNPVSLENSQGVQEEVPAGTRFTATIPPEGDQALYAVARTADTEVIFQQTEVNPILLFLFNFGPLLLIIGFFIWSARRAQRQMGGAFNFGRTQAREYTVERPQVKFTDVAGQDSAKAELVEVVDFLKEPDKYIALGAKIPRGVLLVGPPGTGKTLLARAVAGEAAVSFFSIAASEFVEMFVGVGASRVRDLFRRAKENAPSIVFVDEIDAVGRQRGAGLGGGHDEREQTLNQMLAEMDGFDRTESVIVMAATNRPDVLDPALLRPGRFDRQVTVGLPDKNGREAILKIHTRDKPLERDVKLPDIAKSTIGFSGADLANLANEAALSAARHNRKRIMMRDFLDAFDRIVLGNERPPLSNEHERMITAYHEAGHALAAAMTPGADPVLKVTIVPRGMAGGVTVFMPEDRGYQSESYLRSRMITGMGGRAAEQIVFHEVTSGAVSDLRQVTAIARAMVSQLGMSDAIGPLNYGDDERQPFLGYTLSQGRNYSEETAAKIDNEVRRLVEDAYAQTFRLLENNRDKLEALANALLEQEVIGQDEMYRVIGMEDKLAEMTENVFNTAGEEPAKMNGTSAHSKPNTGSPDGLILDLLEDIEERDHRLNPSSSTSGSGDDAPLSDDDMPHKPSGPVHPLDRQPDSE